In Daphnia magna isolate NIES linkage group LG7, ASM2063170v1.1, whole genome shotgun sequence, a single genomic region encodes these proteins:
- the LOC116926341 gene encoding LOW QUALITY PROTEIN: non-homologous end-joining factor 1 (The sequence of the model RefSeq protein was modified relative to this genomic sequence to represent the inferred CDS: inserted 2 bases in 1 codon; deleted 1 base in 1 codon) — MDALGWLKVGSDGYAARFESDEENYVIYLTDMASLWCQQQTAAEIMKRCQDLNPLIESTSKGLIRQLRAXCLANNPESHNLHVDSNNQTAILKIESRLESNIPFIWQFDLSLETADQFRSFVIRPLLAMLSEAASIEDELCNIIRSKDKQIDDYKASGASVSRRHLETKEFNAEAFFAARPSRTIDESVKEDMTALFCRIVIRLKQLYSAIVKRILSQKVVPVLDESSEPTKSISEDIETPRQSSPKVSEASRAENIRKRLLEEELNEMAKSVKNARIKKIL, encoded by the exons ATGGACGCGCTTGGTTGGTTGAAAGTTGGGTCTGATGGATACGCAGCTCGTTTCGAATCGGACGAAGAGAATTATGTAATCTATCTCACCGACATGGCTTCACTTTGGTGTCAACAACAAACCGCTGCTGAAATCATGAAACGATGCCAG GATTTAAACCCATTGATTGAGTCAACATCAAAAGGTTTGATTCGACAACTTCGCGC ATGCTTGGCTAATAATCCCGAAAGTCACAATCTTCACGTGGATTCCAATAACCAAACAgccattttgaaaattgaGTCTCGCTTGGAGAGTAACATTCCTTTTATTTGGCAATTTGATCTGTCGCTAGAA ACGGCTGATCAG TTTCGTTCCTTTGTAATTCGCCCATTGTTGGCTATGCTAAGTGAAGCCGCAAGTATCGAAGACGAGCTTTGCAACATCATCAGAAGCAAAGATAAGCAGATTGATGACTACAAAGCCTCTGGTGCATCCGTATCCCGAC GGCATTTGGAAACCAAAGAATTCAACGCCGAGGCCTTCTTCGCTGCACGTCCATCGCGTACAATCGACGAGAGCGTCAAAGAGGATATGACAGCACTATTTTGTCGGATCGTCATTAGATTAAAACAGCTGTATTCTGCCATTGTCAAGAGGATTTTATCACAAAAAGTAGTGCCTGTTCTAGACGAATCATCAGAAccaacaaaatcaatttcggAAGACATTGAAACTCCAAGACAGTCGTCACCAAAG GTAAGTGAAGCAAGCCGAGCAGAAAACATTAGAAAGCGGTTACTCGAGGAAGAGCTGAATGAAATGGCTAAAAGCGTAAAAAATGCCAGAATTAAGAAGATTTTGTAA